The Delphinus delphis chromosome 2, mDelDel1.2, whole genome shotgun sequence genome contains a region encoding:
- the TOP1MT gene encoding LOW QUALITY PROTEIN: DNA topoisomerase I, mitochondrial (The sequence of the model RefSeq protein was modified relative to this genomic sequence to represent the inferred CDS: inserted 1 base in 1 codon; substituted 2 bases at 2 genomic stop codons) produces the protein MGMLKRSVLLEDVTINCSRDSEVPEPPVSHRWKEVRCDRTVTWLAAWTENGQNSIKYTMLNPSSKPKGERDWEKYEVAQRLKGXLGEIRSQYRADWKSREMKARRTVALYFIDKLALRAGHETEEGDAADTVGGYSLRVEHVQLHPGAGGCPYVVEFDFLGQDSIRYXNRVRVEKPVYENLQLFMENKGPGDELFDRLTTASLNKHLQDLMDGLTAKVFRTCNASLTLQGQLRALTRAEDSVAAKILSYNRANRAVAVLCNHQRATPKTFEKSMQTLRXKIAAKKKQVAEAKAQLKKARADHKSRGDSRSKSFLEKRGRLLEKLEEQLGRLRLQATDKEDSKQVALGTSKLNYLDPQISVAWCKRFGVPVEKIYNKTQRALDMAGKDFEF, from the exons ATGGGGATGCTGAAGAGGAGTGTCCTGCTGGAGGACGTGACCATCAACTGCAGCAGGGACTCCGAAGTACCCGAGCCTCCGGTAAGTCACCGGTGGAAGGAGGTGCGGTGCGACCGCACGGTCACGTGGCTGGCGGCGTGGACAGAGAACGGGCAGAACTCCATCAAGTACACCATGCTGAACCCCAGCTCCAAGCCGAAGGGGGAGAGAGATTGGGAGAAGTATGAAGTGGCTCAGCGCTTGAAAG GTCTGGGCGAGATCCGTTCTCAGTACCGAGCCGACTGGAAGTCCCGAGAAATGAAGGCGAGACGCACTGTGGCCCTTTATTTCATCGACAAGCTGGCGCTGCGAGCCGGGCACGAGACGGAGGAGGGTGACGCGGCTGACACGGTGGGTGGCTACTCCCTCCGCGTGGAACACGTCCAGCTGCACCCAGGGGCCGGTGGCTGCCCGTACGTCGTGGAATTCGACTTCCTGGGACAGGACTCGATCCGCTACTAAAACAGAGTGCGGGTGGAGAAGCCGGTGTATGAGAATCTGCAGCTGTTCATGGAGAACAAAGGCCCTGGGGATGAGCTCTTTGACAGACTGACCACCGCCAGTCTGAACAAGCACCTGCAGGACCTGATGGATGGCCTGACGGCCAAGGTGTTCCGGACCTGCAATGCCAGCCTCACCCTGCAGGGCCAGCTGAGAGCACTGACCAGAGCTGAAGACAGCGTAGCCGCTAAGATTCTGTCTTACAACAGAGCAAATCGGGCCGTTGCCGTTCTCTGCAACCATCAGCGGGCGACTCCCAAGACCTTCGAGAAGTCGATGCAGACTCTTCGGTAGAAGATTGCGGCGAAGAAGAAGCAGGTGGCCGAGGCCAAGGCACAGCTGAAGAAGGCAAGGGCCGACCACAAATCCAGAGGGGACAGCAGGTCCAAGAGCTTCCTGGAGAAGAGGGGACGGCTGCTGGAGAAACTGGAGGAGCAGCTCGGGAGACTGCGCTTGCAGGCCACAGACAAGGAGGACAGCAAGCAGGTGGCCCTGGGCACGTCCAAGCTCAACTACCTGGACCCCCAGATCAGTGTCGCCTGGTGTAAGAGGTTTGGGGTGCCCGTGGAGAAGATCTACAACAAGACACAGAGGGCTCTCGACATGGCAGGCAAAGACTTTGAATTCTAA